Proteins encoded in a region of the Streptomyces sp. PCS3-D2 genome:
- the dapB gene encoding 4-hydroxy-tetrahydrodipicolinate reductase, which translates to MSKLRVAVLGARGRIGSEAVKAIEAAEDMELVAALGRGDSLQTLAETGAQVAVELTTPASVMDNLEFLVRHGIHGVVGTTGWTEDRLARLDTWLAASPKTGVLIAPNFSIGAVLTMKFAAQAARYFESVEVVELHHPNKADAPSGTATRTAQLIAAARAEAGLGAQPDATATALDGARGADVDGVPVHAVRLRGLLAHQEVLLGGEGETLTIRHDSLHHSSFMPGILLGARRVAQTPGLTFGLENFLDLG; encoded by the coding sequence ATGAGCAAGCTGCGCGTGGCAGTCCTCGGGGCCCGGGGCCGGATCGGCTCCGAGGCCGTCAAGGCCATCGAGGCGGCGGAGGACATGGAGCTGGTTGCGGCGCTCGGCCGCGGTGACAGCCTCCAGACGTTGGCCGAGACCGGCGCCCAGGTCGCGGTCGAGCTGACCACCCCCGCCTCCGTGATGGACAACCTTGAGTTTCTCGTCCGCCACGGCATCCACGGGGTGGTCGGCACCACCGGCTGGACCGAGGACCGCCTCGCCCGGCTGGACACCTGGCTCGCCGCTTCCCCGAAGACCGGTGTGCTCATCGCGCCGAACTTCTCCATCGGTGCCGTCCTCACCATGAAGTTCGCCGCCCAGGCCGCCCGCTACTTCGAGTCCGTCGAGGTCGTCGAGCTGCACCACCCCAACAAGGCCGACGCCCCCTCCGGCACGGCGACCCGTACCGCGCAGCTGATCGCGGCCGCCCGTGCCGAGGCCGGCCTGGGCGCGCAGCCCGACGCCACGGCCACCGCCCTCGACGGTGCGCGCGGGGCGGACGTCGACGGCGTACCGGTCCACGCGGTCCGCCTGCGCGGCCTGCTCGCGCACCAGGAGGTCCTCCTCGGCGGCGAGGGCGAAACCCTGACCATCCGCCACGACTCCCTGCACCACAGCAGCTTCATGCCGGGCATCCTGCTCGGCGCGCGCCGCGTGGCGCAGACCCCGGGCCTCACCTTCGGCCTGGAAAACTTCCTCGACCTGGGCTGA